The following coding sequences lie in one Porphyromonas asaccharolytica DSM 20707 genomic window:
- a CDS encoding single-stranded DNA-binding protein — protein sequence MYYNKAILIGFVGADPNVHYSRRGSCQATLRLATSVSGYTKRDGTQIPDRTEWHTVVTFGTLAQFVERWVRKGSHLLVEGEIRYNNYTDRQGQAQARTEIWADKVTFVDRPKQSGSQESASARPATERPASKLDPSGASARGQQQHKSQQ from the coding sequence ATGTACTACAACAAAGCGATCTTGATAGGCTTCGTAGGCGCAGACCCCAACGTACACTATTCGCGTCGGGGGAGCTGCCAGGCTACACTACGCCTAGCGACCTCTGTATCAGGCTACACGAAGCGTGATGGCACGCAGATACCTGATCGCACAGAGTGGCACACGGTGGTGACCTTCGGCACGCTGGCACAGTTTGTCGAGCGCTGGGTGCGCAAGGGGTCTCACCTTCTCGTGGAGGGTGAGATACGCTACAATAATTATACGGATCGCCAGGGACAGGCGCAGGCGCGTACGGAGATCTGGGCGGACAAGGTCACCTTTGTGGATCGTCCCAAGCAGAGCGGTAGTCAGGAGAGTGCCTCTGCTCGTCCCGCTACCGAGCGACCTGCATCGAAGCTTGACCCGAGTGGAGCAAGCGCCCGTGGTCAGCAACAGCATAAGTCACAACAGTAG
- a CDS encoding leucine-rich repeat domain-containing protein: MNSEIRLEINADGEVVTEGLRFVRGEQMQGITFSYYTLLSQEVKLKGAILELDCSDQEITQLDLSQAARLQTLFAYKNKLTSIDLGSSSALDFVDLSYNELTTVEIPALPHLQRLALYNNRLEELSIGSCPQLSYLDIHGNQLAQSVCEALPSHLPQRDQAGTLVAVDNTQQEGNKYSKQAVETAKEKGWEVFDYNGSPFSMKPYRGFDYVPQVSDRLITLSSAKPQSSEISITIRSDEPYRIEGAEILSEEKYFSGEAHLKLRLGGSGTILLYGDILSLDCSQAELTQLTFSTESLISSLICKDNALERLDLTGLKLLKQLDCRNNKLVEIQLSADLPLLLLSVANNKLSEAKVASLVSALATSDDENLFRRAIVFDSREAVGDGNRFSADIVSQLKDKGFTPLAIVNDEEQLIYYKGWDYTPQIASGRGVTFKTNRAVGEMLLVEITPVAGEDCSVSGATLLYLDAPGDTPYEVYRVDKELITIAGSVAKLDLGDCGVTMLDCSQAPSLTELLLVKNPQLQALDLTANKKIETLQIVGCGIATIDARSLTNLRRLYAGYSALREVDLSQCEKLETLNMDKLQLTELSLASNKRLKSLSCSENNLTELDLSALPHLEDLDCSRNALTRLTLPQEAPLLRLEASHNKLQSIPLGTYPNLQQLACYDNKIDTLHASSLFASLPSRPDGSRGRLLFCDSSIETEGNSAYQRDVAQGETKNWLVLDFNGSPTKAKRYKGVPNPNPIEHPLQQSWVVAQVGRELQIRHMPIGEELFIFSPMGALLYRTTVREEVTSIDITDYPPQIVLSAMGHSRVVALSRGE; encoded by the coding sequence GTGAATAGTGAGATCAGACTAGAGATCAATGCCGATGGGGAGGTGGTGACAGAGGGACTGCGCTTCGTGCGCGGTGAGCAGATGCAGGGGATTACGTTTTCGTATTACACGCTTCTCTCACAGGAGGTTAAGCTCAAGGGAGCAATATTGGAGCTTGACTGTAGTGACCAAGAGATTACACAGCTAGACTTATCGCAGGCTGCGAGGCTGCAGACACTCTTTGCGTACAAAAATAAGTTGACCTCCATAGATCTAGGCTCAAGCAGTGCATTAGACTTTGTAGATCTCTCATACAATGAGCTGACCACCGTGGAGATCCCAGCATTACCACACCTACAACGACTGGCTCTTTACAACAATCGGCTGGAGGAGCTATCTATCGGGAGCTGCCCACAGCTTAGCTACTTGGATATACATGGTAACCAACTTGCTCAGTCGGTGTGCGAAGCACTACCTAGTCACTTGCCACAACGGGACCAAGCAGGGACGCTCGTAGCAGTCGATAATACACAGCAAGAGGGAAATAAGTATTCTAAGCAAGCTGTCGAAACGGCTAAGGAGAAAGGTTGGGAGGTCTTTGATTATAACGGAAGCCCGTTTAGTATGAAGCCATATAGGGGCTTCGACTATGTGCCTCAAGTGTCGGATCGCTTGATCACGCTATCCTCGGCAAAGCCGCAAAGCAGTGAGATCTCTATCACGATAAGAAGTGACGAACCTTATCGCATTGAGGGAGCTGAGATCCTTTCGGAAGAGAAGTACTTCTCAGGAGAGGCTCACCTTAAGTTACGACTAGGGGGGAGTGGCACGATCCTGCTCTATGGAGACATCCTCTCTTTGGACTGCTCTCAGGCTGAGCTAACGCAGTTGACCTTCTCCACGGAGTCACTGATATCTTCGCTGATCTGTAAGGACAATGCTCTAGAGCGGTTAGATCTTACGGGCTTAAAGCTCCTGAAGCAGCTAGACTGTCGCAACAACAAGCTGGTAGAGATACAATTAAGTGCCGACCTGCCCCTGCTCCTCCTAAGTGTGGCCAATAATAAGTTGTCGGAGGCTAAGGTCGCATCGCTTGTTAGTGCATTGGCGACGAGCGATGACGAGAACCTATTTAGGAGAGCGATCGTCTTCGACAGCCGGGAGGCGGTAGGAGATGGTAATCGCTTTTCGGCAGATATCGTAAGCCAGCTCAAAGACAAGGGCTTTACGCCACTAGCCATCGTCAATGATGAGGAGCAGCTGATATACTACAAAGGCTGGGACTACACGCCACAGATTGCTTCGGGAAGGGGAGTCACCTTTAAGACGAACCGAGCTGTCGGGGAGATGCTCCTCGTGGAGATTACTCCCGTGGCGGGAGAGGATTGCTCCGTATCTGGGGCGACGCTACTCTATCTAGACGCACCTGGAGATACGCCCTACGAGGTCTATCGGGTAGATAAAGAACTGATAACCATAGCCGGTAGTGTCGCAAAGCTGGACCTTGGCGACTGTGGCGTGACCATGCTAGACTGCTCTCAAGCGCCCTCGCTGACGGAGCTGTTATTGGTAAAGAACCCACAGCTACAAGCTCTAGATCTCACTGCAAACAAAAAGATAGAGACGCTTCAGATTGTAGGGTGTGGTATCGCAACGATCGATGCGCGCTCACTGACAAACTTGCGACGGCTATACGCTGGTTATAGTGCGCTTAGGGAGGTAGACCTATCTCAGTGTGAGAAATTGGAAACGCTGAATATGGATAAGCTACAACTGACAGAGCTCTCGTTAGCGAGCAATAAGCGACTGAAGTCTCTCTCCTGCTCTGAAAACAACCTGACAGAGTTAGATCTCTCTGCACTTCCACATCTAGAGGATCTAGACTGCAGTCGCAATGCTCTAACGCGATTGACCCTGCCCCAAGAGGCTCCTCTCTTAAGGCTCGAAGCTTCGCACAATAAGCTACAAAGCATCCCCTTAGGAACTTATCCTAACCTACAGCAACTCGCTTGCTATGATAATAAGATCGATACGCTTCATGCCTCTAGTCTCTTCGCAAGCCTACCCAGTAGACCCGATGGAAGTCGTGGGCGACTACTCTTTTGCGATAGCTCGATAGAGACCGAGGGTAATAGCGCCTATCAGAGAGATGTAGCGCAGGGAGAGACAAAAAATTGGCTCGTCCTAGACTTCAATGGAAGTCCCACGAAGGCCAAGAGATACAAGGGAGTCCCCAATCCTAATCCCATAGAGCACCCCCTACAACAGAGCTGGGTGGTGGCACAAGTGGGACGAGAGCTTCAGATACGCCATATGCCCATAGGCGAGGAGCTCTTCATATTCTCTCCGATGGGAGCCCTACTCTATAGGACTACTGTCCGAGAGGAGGTCACTTCGATAGACATCACAGACTACCCGCCACAGATCGTACTCTCAGCCATGGGACATAGTCGCGTAGTCGCTCTTTCAAGAGGCGAGTAA